In a single window of the Paenibacillus sp. MMS20-IR301 genome:
- a CDS encoding MarR family transcriptional regulator translates to MSNDIKEMIRGYYDVYFNIGAIYEEFAKMHGLTSSSLFVLYIVHQQPEQCTQATIVEQLFYPKQTVSSILNSFDKLGYITKNISVQDRRIRHISLTEAGQQFAGQVIADMLELEETAFIRMKDAERKGMLQGEQAFLKQLTWSMETLQAAKHASD, encoded by the coding sequence ATGTCAAATGATATAAAAGAAATGATTCGCGGTTACTATGATGTGTACTTTAATATTGGTGCCATATATGAAGAATTCGCTAAAATGCATGGACTTACCTCAAGCTCTCTCTTTGTACTCTACATCGTTCATCAGCAGCCTGAGCAATGCACCCAAGCAACCATTGTAGAACAGCTATTCTATCCCAAGCAGACCGTTAGCAGCATCCTTAATTCATTCGACAAACTGGGTTACATCACGAAGAATATTTCTGTCCAGGACAGACGGATCAGGCACATCTCCCTTACAGAAGCGGGGCAGCAATTCGCCGGTCAGGTGATTGCGGATATGTTAGAGCTTGAGGAAACGGCCTTTATTCGTATGAAAGATGCGGAGCGGAAAGGAATGCTTCAAGGGGAACAGGCTTTTCTTAAGCAGCTTACCTGGTCTATGGAAACTTTACAGGCCGCAAAACATGCCTCGGACTAA
- a CDS encoding HlyD family efflux transporter periplasmic adaptor subunit produces the protein MNTANLDNIRKSDGTGRRFFKKKRVLVLSVVLILVVWQLISFLVTGSQRQGQALNNLTTLQLEKQRISRTLLLSGTVNSQNSRQVYAPSSLKVLEVLVKKGEHVSSGQVLAKLDTADLEMDIRTARLNLLTAMNSKETAGIEIKNTISTNAASLKAAKLELDSAQRQYKEARREAESNPNAAVQTAKAELEIASRQYSTAKSHAEGNTGAAGLSVKTELAVAERTYEQLYSQGERTENVATAQKELETAQRVYNSLQAQSDNTAAVKSARSELNAAVNKYTQLKQNNVSLSVRATQNRYNTAIEAHRQAQSNPKLNQAANDLQNAQRNYNEAVTKYEAGRSVENPDGDPALQEVVKQNLAIVSEKQAAVTAATEEMKQSIKSAEESMKSAELEYKQSVESSDDNLEQARLAIERAQISYDSAVAAAGEGLINSRDSLDKAQQAYDHALKASRDALGTAKDTLQRAQNAYSSAVSGTQDTLTTAKDSLERANINYESALKNQSDAYTTANTALQRAENSYSSAKLSLQASEQKTVEAAQLSIDLQQVTLDKLNKQLTDAVLLAPISGTVTFSNSTAGQFATGLMFVVEDADHLTVTTTVGESDIGVMQLGQQAVIKTDGTAEEEFKAQVGFLASAADKTATGETSGSTNVQFAAKVDLIQADPRIRIGMNARMNIVLQEKDNVFAVPIEAVVNDAQGEAIYVRRADKLQKLPVASGIQNDILVEITAAALEPGMIIEANGQAAAELLATSPSLRWEE, from the coding sequence ATGAATACTGCGAATTTGGATAATATCCGGAAATCTGACGGCACCGGCAGAAGGTTTTTCAAGAAAAAAAGAGTTCTGGTGCTAAGTGTTGTGCTGATCCTGGTGGTGTGGCAGCTTATCTCATTCTTGGTAACGGGCAGCCAGCGGCAAGGGCAGGCACTCAATAACCTGACTACCCTGCAGCTGGAGAAGCAGCGGATATCCCGCACACTGCTGCTGTCAGGTACCGTAAACAGCCAAAACTCACGGCAGGTATATGCACCTTCTTCGTTAAAAGTACTAGAGGTGCTGGTTAAGAAGGGTGAGCACGTGAGCAGCGGACAAGTATTGGCTAAGCTGGATACGGCCGATCTGGAGATGGATATCCGGACAGCCCGGTTGAATTTATTGACTGCCATGAATTCGAAGGAAACCGCCGGGATTGAAATTAAGAATACCATTTCCACCAATGCTGCCAGCCTGAAAGCTGCAAAGCTTGAACTGGATTCAGCACAGCGCCAGTACAAGGAAGCAAGAAGAGAAGCAGAATCAAACCCCAATGCCGCGGTTCAGACTGCTAAAGCCGAGCTGGAAATCGCTAGCCGGCAATACAGTACAGCTAAATCCCACGCTGAAGGGAATACGGGTGCTGCCGGATTGTCAGTCAAGACTGAGCTTGCGGTTGCCGAGCGGACATATGAACAGCTGTACTCTCAAGGTGAACGGACGGAGAATGTAGCTACAGCGCAAAAGGAGCTGGAAACGGCTCAGCGTGTCTATAATTCCCTGCAGGCCCAATCTGATAATACAGCAGCAGTTAAGAGCGCACGTTCAGAGCTGAATGCTGCGGTTAACAAGTACACTCAATTGAAGCAGAATAATGTTTCACTTAGCGTACGTGCTACCCAGAACCGTTACAACACCGCAATAGAAGCTCACCGCCAGGCCCAGTCCAACCCCAAATTAAACCAGGCGGCCAATGATTTGCAGAATGCCCAGCGGAATTATAATGAAGCGGTAACCAAATACGAAGCCGGCAGATCTGTAGAGAACCCGGACGGAGACCCCGCCCTGCAAGAGGTTGTCAAGCAGAACCTGGCTATTGTAAGTGAGAAGCAGGCTGCTGTTACTGCGGCTACTGAAGAAATGAAGCAGAGCATCAAATCGGCAGAAGAATCCATGAAATCTGCAGAACTTGAGTATAAACAATCCGTTGAAAGTTCTGATGATAATCTGGAACAGGCCAGACTTGCCATAGAACGGGCGCAAATTAGTTATGACTCCGCGGTGGCCGCAGCCGGCGAGGGATTGATCAACTCACGTGACAGCTTAGACAAAGCACAGCAGGCCTATGATCATGCGCTCAAAGCCTCCAGGGATGCTCTGGGCACGGCCAAGGATACGCTGCAAAGAGCACAAAATGCGTATTCAAGTGCTGTAAGCGGCACACAGGATACACTGACTACCGCTAAGGATTCACTGGAACGGGCAAATATTAACTATGAGAGTGCTTTGAAAAATCAAAGCGATGCCTATACCACCGCAAATACGGCGCTTCAGCGTGCTGAGAACAGCTATTCCTCCGCAAAATTAAGTCTGCAGGCGTCTGAGCAGAAAACGGTTGAGGCAGCGCAGCTAAGCATTGATCTGCAGCAGGTTACACTGGATAAGCTGAATAAACAGCTGACAGATGCAGTCCTCCTGGCTCCTATTTCGGGAACTGTAACTTTCAGCAACTCTACAGCTGGCCAGTTTGCCACAGGATTAATGTTTGTAGTCGAGGATGCCGACCACCTGACCGTAACCACTACAGTAGGCGAATCCGATATCGGGGTGATGCAGCTTGGACAACAAGCAGTGATCAAAACCGATGGTACCGCTGAAGAGGAATTCAAGGCACAAGTAGGTTTTCTTGCCAGCGCGGCCGATAAGACGGCAACAGGCGAGACCTCCGGAAGCACTAATGTGCAGTTCGCAGCTAAAGTTGACCTGATTCAAGCTGACCCGCGCATCCGCATAGGTATGAATGCCCGGATGAACATTGTACTGCAGGAAAAAGATAATGTCTTTGCCGTCCCCATTGAAGCTGTAGTTAATGATGCGCAAGGTGAGGCCATCTATGTGCGCCGGGCAGATAAGCTCCAGAAGCTTCCGGTAGCATCAGGAATTCAAAATGACATCCTGGTGGAAATAACGGCGGCTGCCCTCGAGCCTGGTATGATTATTGAAGCGAACGGTCAAGCTGCTGCAGAGCTGCTGGCAACTTCACCAAGCTTACGCTGGGAGGAATGA
- a CDS encoding ABC transporter ATP-binding protein, giving the protein MKKIRKQRKDRVIHSAEMTDVPKNSKATIKRLLELLMLQKGPLSLIVFATFVSIGLYTVTPLILGRAIDQLIEGIQEQGLSGGFGMLYNTIGASLLLLVGFYMLSAGFSFIQEYTMASVGERLVLSLRKKMSEKITKLPLSYYDSRQTGDLLSRVTNDLDKVAEVLKTGSLQFMNAIFNITLSVILMLTQSSLLTVLILVSLSISVFATKWISGKNYKVASENQTVLGELNGKIEEYYTGNLIIKSFNQQEQITETMREISQRQYSANKKSQFVLYAIYPAIRFLTQLAFVVTAVVGGIFAVNGRITIGTIQAFLQYVNQISDPITQSSYFLNSLQSALASAERVFEFLDEPEEVQDTDSPKLISSPQGAVSFEHVQFGYHPDKLLMQDISFKVEPNQMVAIVGPTGAGKTTLINLLMRFYELNGGRILIDGTDIKELPKSGLRTMIGMVLQDTWLFKGTIAQNIAYGKMNASRDEIIQAAKAARCDAFIRTLEHGYDTIISSETGSISQGQMQLLTIARAMLADPALMILDEATSSVDTRTEVEIQKAMAEMMKGKTSFVIAHRLSTIRSADIILVMKNGTIIETGTHEELLAGETFYADLYNSQFANGGMPA; this is encoded by the coding sequence ATGAAAAAAATCAGGAAACAACGCAAAGACAGAGTAATCCACTCTGCAGAAATGACGGATGTCCCCAAAAACTCAAAAGCTACGATCAAGCGGCTGCTGGAACTGCTGATGCTTCAAAAAGGCCCGCTGAGCCTGATTGTTTTTGCAACTTTTGTAAGCATAGGATTGTATACAGTTACCCCATTAATCTTGGGAAGAGCGATCGATCAGCTGATTGAAGGCATTCAAGAACAAGGACTTAGCGGCGGGTTTGGTATGCTCTATAATACAATCGGCGCATCACTGCTATTGTTAGTTGGCTTTTATATGCTAAGTGCTGGCTTCTCATTCATACAAGAATATACGATGGCCAGTGTTGGAGAACGCCTGGTTTTGTCCTTACGTAAAAAGATGAGCGAGAAAATTACTAAATTACCTTTGAGTTACTACGATTCCCGCCAGACTGGTGATCTGCTTAGCCGGGTGACTAACGACCTGGATAAAGTGGCAGAGGTGTTAAAGACCGGTTCGCTGCAATTTATGAATGCTATCTTTAATATTACACTTAGTGTTATTCTGATGCTGACTCAAAGCTCTCTGCTCACGGTGTTAATTCTGGTATCCTTGTCTATAAGTGTATTTGCAACCAAATGGATTTCCGGTAAAAATTATAAGGTTGCCTCCGAGAACCAGACGGTGCTGGGTGAGCTGAACGGTAAAATTGAAGAATACTATACAGGTAATTTGATTATCAAAAGCTTTAATCAGCAGGAACAAATCACAGAGACTATGAGAGAAATCAGTCAAAGACAATACAGTGCCAATAAAAAGTCCCAGTTTGTGCTCTATGCCATTTATCCCGCTATCCGTTTTCTAACCCAGCTTGCTTTTGTTGTTACAGCTGTTGTCGGCGGAATCTTCGCAGTAAACGGACGGATAACTATAGGTACCATTCAAGCCTTCCTGCAGTATGTGAACCAAATTTCCGACCCGATCACCCAATCGTCTTACTTCTTAAATTCACTGCAGTCCGCCCTGGCCTCTGCTGAACGGGTTTTTGAATTTCTGGATGAACCAGAAGAAGTTCAGGATACGGATTCACCCAAACTAATCTCCTCTCCTCAAGGTGCGGTAAGCTTTGAGCATGTTCAGTTTGGTTATCATCCGGATAAGCTTTTAATGCAGGATATCAGCTTTAAGGTCGAACCTAATCAAATGGTAGCGATCGTCGGCCCGACGGGTGCGGGCAAAACCACGCTTATTAACCTGCTGATGCGGTTTTATGAATTGAATGGCGGACGAATTCTGATTGACGGTACGGACATTAAGGAATTGCCCAAGAGCGGACTGCGTACAATGATTGGCATGGTCCTGCAGGATACCTGGCTGTTCAAAGGCACAATCGCCCAAAATATCGCTTACGGCAAAATGAATGCTTCCCGTGATGAAATCATTCAGGCCGCCAAAGCCGCTAGATGTGACGCATTTATTAGAACTTTAGAACATGGCTATGACACAATCATATCCAGTGAAACCGGAAGCATCTCACAAGGCCAAATGCAATTATTGACCATAGCCCGGGCGATGTTAGCTGATCCTGCACTGATGATTCTTGATGAAGCGACTTCCAGCGTGGATACCCGAACAGAAGTGGAAATTCAAAAAGCTATGGCGGAGATGATGAAGGGCAAAACCAGCTTTGTGATTGCGCACCGGCTCTCTACGATCCGGTCTGCTGATATCATTCTGGTGATGAAGAATGGAACAATCATCGAAACGGGGACGCATGAGGAGCTTCTTGCAGGCGAGACCTTCTATGCGGATTTGTATAACAGCCAGTTCGCTAATGGCGGAATGCCGGCATAA
- a CDS encoding ABC transporter ATP-binding protein yields MKYLIQFLKSRKKLLFLIVFTALIQAFGTLMVPYYVSEMIDVGIAKENISAIVRIGVQMLAAIGITALVSLWGSYLCADLAALAGKHFRDRIFDKTQLLSIKEFNSFGTSSLITRTTGDITIIQQTLIMITQMVLPTPLIVLAGIILTAAISPALIYIPLTAMLIFFVFVYLLFKKAAPVSRTIQNRVDSVNRVVRESILGLRVIRAFDNTEFERERSNDVFTKYANNVIKLNRTFALFNPTVWMVMGLVMAAVVWFGGYQVLKETIGVGSISAVTEYTLMMLMFLMMSAMALVMLPRMLTCLSRIEEVLDIVPEIRDDAETAGTPDAADSRKIVFNDVDFSYNGTDKSVLEGISFTCLKGETTAIVGGTGAGKSTLAALMLRLYDVQAGGILFEGQDIRRISQHELRERIGYVPQRAFLFSGTIADNLRSGNTDASHEELRHAAAIAQADSFISSLELGYDSPVAQAGTNFSGGQKQRLCIARALAKKAPVYIFDDSFSALDYKTDASLREALKLEMSEAAVVIIAQRISTIMDADQIIVLDNGKIAGIGKHEVLMETCSVYKEIADSQFIDRETQVV; encoded by the coding sequence ATGAAATATTTAATTCAATTCTTAAAAAGCCGCAAGAAATTACTCTTTCTGATTGTGTTTACTGCTTTAATTCAAGCGTTCGGGACGTTAATGGTACCGTACTATGTTTCTGAAATGATAGACGTTGGGATTGCGAAAGAAAACATTTCGGCCATTGTAAGGATCGGGGTGCAGATGCTGGCGGCCATCGGGATCACGGCACTGGTTTCATTATGGGGGAGTTATCTTTGTGCTGATCTGGCTGCCTTGGCGGGAAAACATTTCCGGGACCGGATTTTTGATAAAACACAGTTGCTCTCTATAAAAGAGTTCAATTCATTCGGCACTTCCTCGCTGATCACCCGGACTACCGGAGATATTACGATCATACAGCAAACTCTGATTATGATTACTCAGATGGTGTTGCCTACACCGCTTATCGTGCTTGCCGGTATTATTCTGACCGCTGCTATTAGCCCAGCCTTAATTTATATCCCCTTAACAGCTATGCTTATTTTTTTTGTCTTTGTCTATCTCTTGTTCAAGAAGGCTGCACCTGTGTCGAGAACTATACAAAACCGTGTAGACTCGGTTAACCGTGTTGTCCGTGAATCTATTTTAGGTCTCCGGGTCATTCGTGCATTTGATAATACAGAGTTCGAGCGGGAACGTTCAAATGATGTTTTTACCAAATATGCCAATAACGTAATCAAGTTAAACCGGACCTTCGCCCTCTTCAATCCGACAGTATGGATGGTTATGGGGCTTGTGATGGCTGCAGTAGTCTGGTTTGGCGGGTACCAGGTACTTAAGGAAACGATCGGTGTGGGAAGTATCTCCGCTGTGACTGAGTACACGCTTATGATGCTGATGTTTTTGATGATGTCAGCGATGGCTCTAGTCATGCTGCCAAGAATGCTGACCTGTCTTTCACGGATTGAAGAAGTTCTGGATATAGTTCCGGAAATCAGAGATGATGCCGAAACCGCTGGCACGCCTGATGCTGCAGATTCCCGGAAGATTGTATTCAATGATGTGGACTTCTCCTACAACGGGACAGACAAGTCCGTATTAGAAGGAATCAGCTTTACTTGCCTGAAAGGCGAGACAACCGCAATTGTTGGCGGAACAGGCGCAGGGAAAAGTACTCTGGCTGCTCTGATGCTGCGTCTGTATGATGTTCAAGCCGGCGGAATTCTGTTTGAAGGACAAGATATCCGGCGGATCTCTCAGCACGAGTTACGGGAACGGATCGGCTATGTGCCCCAGAGGGCATTCTTATTCAGTGGAACGATTGCGGATAATCTCCGCTCGGGCAACACCGATGCGTCCCATGAGGAGCTCCGGCATGCTGCGGCAATTGCTCAAGCAGACTCTTTCATTTCATCGCTTGAGCTAGGTTATGACAGCCCTGTTGCACAGGCAGGTACGAACTTTTCCGGTGGGCAAAAGCAAAGGCTCTGCATCGCCCGTGCCTTAGCCAAGAAAGCCCCTGTGTACATCTTTGATGACAGCTTCTCCGCCCTGGATTATAAGACGGACGCCTCTCTGCGGGAAGCTTTGAAGCTCGAGATGTCGGAAGCGGCCGTTGTGATCATCGCTCAGCGAATCAGCACTATTATGGACGCAGATCAGATTATTGTCTTAGATAACGGTAAAATCGCAGGCATCGGCAAGCATGAAGTGTTAATGGAAACCTGCAGCGTGTACAAAGAAATAGCAGACTCTCAGTTTATAGATAGGGAGACACAAGTGGTATGA
- a CDS encoding response regulator transcription factor, giving the protein MDTTHNILIADDNDEIREIVRVLLESENYNVTEAVNGDDAVNKVDEHTDLIILDIMMPIKSGFKACVEIREKTSAPILFLTAKTQDSDKYMAFSAGSDDYLSKPFSYTELVSRVKALLRRYYVYKGKDKPQSADHLSLHEISINTAINEVFAGDKEVQLTEIEYRILLLLGQHQKKIFSAQNLYESVWGEPYYYSCNNTVMVHIRNLRSKLEQDPQNPKLIKTVWGKGYRIE; this is encoded by the coding sequence ATGGACACAACGCACAATATCTTAATTGCCGATGATAACGACGAAATCAGGGAAATTGTCCGGGTCTTACTGGAGAGTGAGAACTATAATGTCACTGAGGCTGTAAACGGTGATGATGCAGTCAACAAGGTGGATGAACACACGGATTTAATCATTCTTGATATTATGATGCCGATAAAATCCGGGTTTAAGGCTTGTGTAGAAATCCGCGAAAAAACAAGTGCACCTATCTTATTTTTAACCGCTAAAACTCAGGATTCAGATAAATATATGGCCTTTTCTGCCGGGAGCGATGATTACTTATCCAAGCCATTTTCGTATACAGAGCTGGTATCCCGCGTAAAGGCCTTGTTAAGAAGATATTACGTCTACAAAGGCAAGGATAAGCCGCAGTCTGCTGATCATCTTTCGCTCCATGAAATCAGTATTAATACAGCAATTAACGAGGTGTTCGCCGGGGATAAAGAAGTCCAGTTAACAGAGATTGAGTACCGGATCCTCTTACTGCTTGGACAGCACCAGAAGAAAATTTTCTCAGCCCAGAATTTGTACGAGAGCGTATGGGGAGAACCCTACTACTACAGCTGTAACAACACCGTAATGGTGCACATCCGGAATCTCCGCAGCAAGCTGGAGCAGGATCCGCAAAACCCTAAGTTAATCAAAACCGTTTGGGGAAAGGGGTATCGGATTGAGTAA
- a CDS encoding HAMP domain-containing sensor histidine kinase: MSKDFFRGKLKIELILCLILSFAAAVGLFFVLQATGEGLLDNYFSKSTYIEDQRKQVVNDFKQYVSDKHLTVYDEEEIARWVKNERYISLYMFVEDKLIFSSTENESEPGGSDILMSPLLMNKPLYDVPFNGTVAQTYIDSYFEYKYYFVVSFIGISIAFLFFIFVMLFFINRKTSYIAVLDKEIKILEGGELDYPITSRGKDELASLAQSINEMRKSFIERLDSEDKARNANSELVTAMSHDLRTPLTALIGYLDIIEYRKYKTDEHLMQYIHNSREKAYQIKQLSDKLFEYFTVSNLTEDHLELESYDGIQLLDQLLDDQLLILQNSGFQFQYIPSDRPFQLELNVISMRRVFDNIFSNITKYADKASSVIIKYQLRNQMLLISISNEISRTSRDITGTGIGVKTCTRIIEQHNGKLAITKGEHTYSIHISLPAALTPV; encoded by the coding sequence TTGAGTAAGGACTTCTTCAGGGGAAAATTAAAAATCGAGCTGATCCTGTGTCTAATCCTTTCATTTGCTGCAGCAGTCGGTTTGTTTTTTGTATTACAGGCAACAGGAGAAGGCTTGCTGGATAACTATTTTAGTAAATCTACCTATATTGAAGATCAGAGAAAACAGGTGGTTAATGATTTCAAACAGTATGTATCAGATAAGCATCTAACCGTCTATGATGAGGAGGAAATTGCACGCTGGGTTAAAAATGAACGTTATATCAGTCTGTATATGTTTGTAGAAGACAAGCTTATCTTCAGTTCCACAGAAAATGAATCGGAGCCGGGCGGAAGTGACATCCTTATGTCTCCCCTGTTGATGAACAAGCCTCTCTACGACGTTCCATTTAACGGTACCGTTGCCCAGACCTATATTGACAGCTACTTTGAGTATAAGTACTACTTTGTTGTTTCATTTATCGGCATTTCAATCGCTTTTCTGTTTTTTATCTTTGTCATGCTCTTCTTTATCAACCGGAAGACCTCTTATATTGCTGTGCTTGACAAGGAAATTAAGATCCTGGAAGGCGGAGAATTGGATTATCCGATTACCAGCAGAGGCAAGGACGAGCTTGCTTCATTAGCGCAAAGTATTAACGAGATGCGGAAATCCTTTATTGAACGGCTGGACAGCGAGGATAAAGCCCGGAATGCCAACAGTGAGCTGGTCACGGCGATGTCACATGATTTACGTACCCCGCTCACCGCGCTCATTGGTTATTTAGATATCATCGAGTACCGGAAGTATAAAACGGATGAGCATTTAATGCAGTACATCCATAACAGCAGAGAAAAAGCCTATCAGATTAAACAGCTCTCCGATAAGCTTTTTGAGTATTTTACGGTTTCTAATCTTACAGAGGATCATTTGGAACTTGAATCCTATGACGGAATCCAGCTGCTCGACCAGCTTTTGGATGATCAACTTTTAATCCTGCAAAATAGCGGTTTTCAGTTTCAATACATCCCGTCCGATCGCCCTTTCCAACTTGAGCTGAACGTGATTTCTATGCGCAGGGTATTTGATAATATTTTCTCAAACATTACAAAGTATGCCGATAAAGCTTCATCTGTCATCATTAAGTACCAGTTACGGAATCAGATGCTGCTGATAAGCATTTCTAACGAGATTAGCCGGACCTCAAGAGACATAACAGGCACAGGAATCGGGGTAAAGACATGTACCCGGATTATCGAGCAGCATAACGGGAAATTAGCTATAACCAAGGGAGAGCATACGTATTCCATTCATATCAGTTTGCCTGCTGCCCTCACTCCGGTTTAA
- a CDS encoding TVP38/TMEM64 family protein: protein MAKTKKAIASKILLTIVGVTILTVILIHLPRILEITVSIPKFREFILSSGHWGPAVFIGFQILQTVVAPIPGEVVQIAGGYIYGTSIGSLYTTAGMLIGAVIAFFFTRYMARSFVEQLLSKSKSRWMTNIMHHEHFPVILFIFFVIPGLPKDLFIYLAALTPIKPLKFFIILLLGRMPWIILSASVGSTIYQQNYVTTVVISVLSVLAFLLGWLYKDKLIHQLTKRNKIKKEERYENGNEFLR from the coding sequence GTGGCTAAAACCAAAAAAGCAATAGCAAGCAAAATACTGCTGACTATAGTGGGCGTTACTATTCTGACAGTGATTCTTATTCATTTGCCTCGCATCCTCGAAATTACAGTGTCCATACCAAAGTTCAGAGAATTCATTCTGTCTTCCGGACACTGGGGACCCGCTGTTTTCATAGGATTTCAGATTCTTCAGACCGTCGTTGCCCCCATTCCGGGGGAAGTTGTTCAAATCGCCGGCGGATATATCTACGGTACGTCAATAGGAAGCCTGTACACAACCGCAGGAATGCTCATTGGCGCGGTAATCGCATTCTTTTTCACCCGGTATATGGCCCGTTCTTTCGTAGAACAGCTGCTGAGCAAGAGCAAGTCCCGCTGGATGACTAACATCATGCACCATGAGCATTTCCCGGTTATTCTTTTTATCTTTTTTGTTATACCAGGGCTGCCTAAGGATTTGTTCATCTATCTCGCTGCACTGACCCCAATCAAGCCGCTAAAGTTTTTTATAATTTTACTGCTGGGAAGAATGCCCTGGATTATTCTATCGGCAAGCGTAGGCTCTACTATTTATCAGCAGAATTATGTAACAACAGTGGTTATATCGGTCCTGTCCGTTCTCGCTTTTCTGCTCGGGTGGCTATATAAAGACAAGCTCATTCATCAACTTACCAAACGGAACAAAATAAAAAAAGAAGAGAGGTATGAGAATGGAAATGAATTCCTTCGTTAA
- a CDS encoding AraC family transcriptional regulator, which translates to MKYYYTCSSEPLMYSTCGNLMSKDGFLHHRRRFDYHVLIFVLEGTLNITQSEVSHAVAPGQYIVLKSGEEHYGHQPSTGRLAYLWVHFASGTPWETGRYGSSLKLPEAYSYLIPEHGISGSLQRISMLFHQLIDFSRQETRYTEAILNYAMSLLAMEITQQFLDGLYNRNHNISPTIYTVMEWIKSNCHKPLTLPEIAGEFHYNPEYLSSLFKKETGMKLIFFLNKSRIEISKNLLSSNNITIKEAAYSCGFQDEKYYMKLFKTYEGMTPLQVRSRCP; encoded by the coding sequence ATGAAGTATTATTATACCTGCTCATCAGAGCCGCTAATGTACTCGACATGCGGAAATCTGATGAGTAAGGACGGGTTTCTTCACCACAGACGGAGATTTGACTATCATGTGCTGATTTTCGTTCTTGAAGGAACCTTGAACATTACCCAGTCGGAAGTTAGCCATGCAGTGGCCCCGGGGCAATATATTGTCCTCAAAAGCGGAGAAGAGCATTACGGGCATCAGCCCTCCACCGGCCGGCTTGCTTATTTGTGGGTGCACTTTGCTTCCGGGACCCCGTGGGAAACCGGCCGGTATGGTAGCAGCCTTAAGCTTCCAGAGGCCTACTCCTACTTAATTCCTGAGCATGGAATCTCCGGAAGCCTCCAGCGTATAAGCATGTTATTCCATCAGCTTATTGATTTCTCACGCCAGGAGACCCGTTATACTGAAGCCATCCTAAACTATGCTATGAGTCTGCTTGCTATGGAGATCACGCAGCAGTTTCTTGACGGTCTGTATAACCGCAACCACAATATTTCACCTACGATTTACACGGTCATGGAATGGATTAAGTCCAACTGTCACAAGCCGCTTACCTTGCCTGAAATTGCCGGGGAATTTCATTATAATCCGGAATACCTGTCCTCGCTGTTCAAGAAGGAAACCGGTATGAAGCTTATCTTCTTCCTGAATAAGTCCCGAATTGAGATCTCCAAGAACCTTCTGTCCAGCAACAATATTACAATCAAAGAAGCCGCATATTCATGCGGCTTCCAGGACGAAAAATACTATATGAAACTGTTTAAAACCTACGAAGGGATGACTCCCCTGCAAGTCCGCAGTCGCTGTCCGTAA